In a genomic window of Aphanothece sacrum FPU1:
- a CDS encoding YaaW family protein gives MDELRAALELATEDELRHLTQILFCRKFNPLDYLQTPDPIEVESQDWNQWLDTLEHRFRYLAADGFTVLQNKTKNVSYRQTLIRVCHYIKIPYSNQMATTDIEAEIFLHLVGKAWKRLPINEQESLTTHIQQSFAKSTLPDALPVNFQHNPINLFLKGSSAFAVNSLVKPWLLKQIAQQFALHFARYQVAQQALVRGGAALAGELAVNTAKRGMATSAARYGAVRSVFAFLGPVLWGWFLADLGWRAVATNYGRIIPVIFALAQIRLTRTDCWEPA, from the coding sequence TTGGATGAACTACGAGCAGCATTAGAACTAGCCACAGAAGACGAGCTTCGTCATTTAACCCAAATTCTCTTCTGTCGTAAATTCAACCCCCTTGATTATTTACAAACCCCTGACCCCATTGAAGTAGAAAGTCAAGATTGGAATCAATGGTTAGACACCCTAGAACATCGATTTCGTTACCTAGCAGCTGATGGATTCACTGTCCTACAAAATAAGACCAAAAACGTCAGCTATCGTCAAACATTGATTCGTGTCTGTCATTACATAAAAATTCCTTATTCTAATCAAATGGCCACTACTGATATCGAGGCTGAAATCTTTCTCCATTTGGTCGGTAAAGCTTGGAAACGCCTTCCCATAAATGAACAAGAAAGCCTGACTACTCACATTCAACAATCTTTCGCTAAATCCACTTTACCTGACGCTTTACCTGTCAACTTTCAACATAATCCTATTAATCTTTTTTTAAAAGGTAGCAGTGCCTTCGCTGTTAATTCTCTGGTCAAACCTTGGCTTCTCAAACAAATTGCCCAACAATTTGCCCTCCATTTTGCCCGTTATCAGGTAGCGCAACAAGCCTTAGTGCGAGGTGGTGCCGCTTTAGCTGGCGAATTGGCTGTTAATACGGCTAAACGAGGTATGGCTACAAGTGCGGCTCGTTATGGGGCAGTTAGAAGCGTTTTTGCCTTTTTGGGACCTGTTTTATGGGGCTGGTTTCTGGCTGATTTAGGCTGGCGAGCGGTGGCTACTAACTATGGTCGCATTATTCCGGTCATTTTTGCTTTAGCTCAAATTCGTCTGACTCGCACCGACTGTTGGGAACCTGCTTAA
- a CDS encoding RNA recognition motif domain-containing protein: protein MSIYVGNLSYDVSEADLSSVFAEYGAVKRVHLPTDRDTGKVRGFAFVEMDTATQEDAAISTLDGAEWMGRTLKVNKAKERESKGGGGFDRGGRGGGGGRGGRY, encoded by the coding sequence ATGTCGATTTATGTAGGCAATCTTTCTTATGACGTATCTGAGGCTGACCTCAGTTCAGTTTTTGCTGAGTATGGTGCCGTTAAGCGTGTACATCTTCCCACTGACCGCGATACAGGTAAGGTTCGTGGCTTTGCTTTCGTCGAAATGGATACCGCTACTCAAGAAGATGCTGCCATTTCCACCCTTGATGGTGCTGAATGGATGGGACGCACCTTAAAAGTAAACAAAGCTAAAGAACGTGAAAGCAAAGGCGGCGGCGGCTTTGACCGCGGTGGACGCGGTGGCGGTGGTGGCCGTGGCGGTCGTTACTAA
- a CDS encoding TetR/AcrR family transcriptional regulator: protein MKEPVLYSLPTSEKARQILGGALPEFLKNGYAATTMDKIASSAGVSKQTLYSHFSDKEQLFTTLVQRMACEKFRLVWSQPLAGEPQIVLTQLAERILKQVNDTEHLCFVRLIIAESDNHPELSQLFLRNFAQPANNILTNYLKEHSELNISDPEVIARIFVGTLIHHLLTQEMLHGQEIMPMSADRLISNLVSLIVTNK from the coding sequence ATGAAAGAACCCGTTTTATATTCCCTTCCTACTAGCGAGAAAGCCAGACAAATTTTAGGAGGAGCTTTACCAGAGTTCTTAAAAAATGGCTATGCTGCGACTACGATGGACAAAATAGCCTCGTCAGCCGGAGTTTCTAAACAAACCCTTTATAGTCACTTTTCTGATAAAGAGCAACTATTTACTACTTTAGTCCAACGGATGGCTTGTGAGAAGTTCCGCTTAGTCTGGTCTCAACCTTTGGCCGGAGAACCCCAGATAGTGTTAACTCAATTAGCTGAACGTATTCTTAAACAAGTCAATGATACTGAACATTTGTGTTTTGTTAGACTAATTATTGCTGAATCAGATAATCATCCTGAATTATCTCAATTATTTTTACGAAACTTTGCTCAACCTGCTAATAATATTTTGACCAACTATTTAAAAGAACATTCAGAACTTAATATTAGTGATCCTGAAGTGATCGCTAGAATTTTTGTCGGGACACTTATTCATCATTTATTAACTCAAGAAATGCTACATGGACAAGAAATTATGCCCATGTCAGCCGACAGATTAATTAGTAATTTAGTTAGTTTAATTGTGACAAATAAATAA
- a CDS encoding lipoxygenase family protein, which produces MSSNVNNSAKDKYQWISEEERYPGAPPYVIGLPKGEGFSPWKIIIFDFTAIKTFLGLLFAQILHIISYFWKNKPQLKGVADLGLLSILAETNKWEKPEDLWSFFRFPACLPKPIVADKWDQDIEFGRQRLGGLNPVLIKKCHPEDLSIEGKFPVTNELLKADLGDNFSLESAWEKHQLYLLDYKLFDGIITEELEDQLGRYSNAPLCLLYLNDQDQLLPIAIKVTQEIGAPIFTPKSPQWSAAKLAVSTADIAYQGIIAHLLDTHLVAEIFAVSSYRTLSPDHILYQLLKPHFFNTLAINFMARSVFLGRGGFFDATGALGYTSSNELLNRGYRGEGIHIEYQGEPWEFYKKAFPYQLESRDVSQLPNYHYRDDATLLWEATKTYVTNVLTNHYQDVNSLVNDSQLQAWKNELISPQGGSLKGLLSPDKQEQLDGQLNNLDDLIDIVTNMIFTATSQHAAVNFGQYDYGAWVPNMPFALYQPFKSILEDVTKLEEKVLQWLPDRQQTIKQIVLVKILTILPPYTSKSLLTLGNPFKTDPSKQAFKDFKQRLKEIEKQLQERNKKLEEAGQIPYVYLLPSHIPQSIAI; this is translated from the coding sequence ATGTCAAGTAATGTTAACAATTCAGCCAAAGATAAATATCAATGGATAAGTGAAGAAGAAAGGTATCCTGGCGCACCTCCTTATGTTATTGGTCTTCCTAAAGGAGAAGGGTTTAGTCCTTGGAAAATCATTATCTTTGATTTCACTGCCATCAAAACGTTTTTAGGGTTACTGTTTGCTCAAATTCTCCATATTATCTCATATTTCTGGAAAAATAAACCTCAACTTAAAGGAGTAGCTGATTTAGGATTATTGAGTATTTTAGCCGAAACTAATAAATGGGAAAAACCAGAAGATTTATGGAGCTTTTTTCGGTTTCCCGCCTGTTTACCTAAACCTATTGTGGCTGATAAATGGGATCAAGATATAGAATTTGGTCGTCAAAGACTAGGAGGACTTAATCCTGTTTTAATTAAAAAGTGTCACCCAGAAGATCTATCCATTGAGGGGAAATTTCCTGTCACTAATGAATTACTTAAAGCAGATTTAGGAGATAATTTTAGTTTAGAATCAGCTTGGGAAAAACATCAATTATATCTCCTAGATTATAAATTGTTTGATGGCATTATTACCGAAGAATTAGAAGATCAATTAGGTCGTTATAGTAACGCACCTCTTTGTTTATTATATCTCAATGATCAAGACCAATTGTTACCCATTGCGATTAAAGTAACTCAAGAGATTGGCGCACCAATTTTTACACCGAAATCTCCTCAATGGTCAGCCGCTAAATTAGCTGTATCAACTGCAGATATTGCTTATCAAGGAATTATCGCTCATTTACTTGATACTCATTTAGTGGCTGAAATTTTTGCAGTTAGCAGTTACAGAACTTTATCCCCCGATCATATCCTTTATCAACTTCTCAAACCTCACTTTTTTAATACTTTAGCCATTAATTTTATGGCTCGTAGTGTCTTTTTAGGACGAGGAGGATTTTTTGATGCAACCGGGGCCTTAGGCTATACTAGCTCTAATGAACTTTTAAACAGAGGTTATCGAGGGGAAGGAATACACATTGAATATCAAGGAGAACCTTGGGAATTCTATAAAAAAGCCTTCCCTTATCAATTAGAATCTCGTGACGTTTCACAGTTACCTAATTATCATTATCGTGACGATGCAACGTTGCTTTGGGAAGCTACAAAAACTTATGTTACTAATGTCTTGACTAATCATTATCAAGATGTTAATAGTTTAGTTAATGATAGTCAATTACAAGCTTGGAAAAATGAACTAATTTCTCCTCAAGGTGGCAGTCTTAAAGGCTTACTTTCACCTGACAAACAAGAACAATTAGACGGTCAACTTAATAACTTAGATGATCTCATTGACATTGTTACTAACATGATTTTTACCGCCACTTCTCAACACGCTGCGGTTAATTTTGGGCAATATGATTATGGGGCTTGGGTTCCTAATATGCCTTTTGCTCTTTATCAACCTTTTAAATCTATCCTTGAAGATGTTACCAAGCTTGAAGAAAAAGTATTACAATGGTTGCCAGATCGACAACAAACAATCAAGCAAATTGTTTTAGTTAAGATTTTAACCATCCTTCCTCCCTATACGAGTAAAAGTCTTCTAACTCTGGGAAATCCTTTTAAAACTGACCCCAGTAAACAAGCTTTTAAAGACTTTAAACAACGGTTAAAAGAGATCGAAAAACAACTTCAAGAACGCAATAAAAAGCTAGAAGAAGCAGGTCAAATTCCTTATGTTTATTTGCTCCCTTCTCATATTCCCCAAAGTATCGCTATTTAG
- the psaJ gene encoding photosystem I reaction center subunit IX — protein MEGLTKFLSTAPVLIMALLTFTAGILIEFNRFYPDLLFHPLG, from the coding sequence ATGGAAGGTTTGACAAAGTTTCTTTCTACTGCGCCTGTTTTAATCATGGCGTTGTTGACTTTTACCGCCGGGATCTTGATTGAATTCAATCGTTTTTATCCCGATCTTTTATTCCATCCTTTAGGATAG
- a CDS encoding Photosystem I reaction center subunit III — MKRLFALILIATLWFNFAPSASAEYSNLTPCSESAAFQAKSKTFLNTTDDATSGKKRAERYAEALCGPEGYPHLIVDGNLSHIGDFTIPGILFLYIAGWIGWVGRAYLIAIRDDKDAEMKEIVIDVPLALSKMLTGFAWPLAAVGEFTSGKLIAKDSEIPVSPR; from the coding sequence ATGAAACGACTGTTCGCGTTAATCCTGATTGCAACCCTGTGGTTTAATTTCGCTCCTTCTGCATCGGCAGAATATTCCAATTTAACCCCCTGTAGCGAGTCTGCTGCGTTTCAAGCAAAGTCTAAAACTTTCTTGAATACCACTGATGATGCCACTTCAGGCAAAAAACGTGCTGAACGCTATGCAGAAGCTCTTTGTGGCCCTGAAGGCTATCCTCACCTAATTGTAGACGGTAACTTGAGCCACATTGGGGATTTTACCATTCCTGGTATTCTGTTTCTCTATATTGCGGGTTGGATCGGTTGGGTTGGCCGAGCTTATTTAATTGCTATCCGCGATGACAAAGATGCTGAGATGAAAGAGATCGTCATTGATGTTCCTTTAGCTCTTAGTAAAATGTTAACGGGTTTCGCTTGGCCTTTAGCTGCTGTTGGCGAATTTACTTCTGGAAAATTAATTGCTAAAGATAGCGAAATTCCAGTTTCCCCTCGTTAA
- the tsaD gene encoding tRNA (adenosine(37)-N6)-threonylcarbamoyltransferase complex transferase subunit TsaD, with amino-acid sequence MATVLAIETSCDETAVAIVNNRNICSSVVTSQITLHRVYGGVVPEMASREHLLTINPCIEQAFLESKLNWSDIDGVAATVAPGLVGALMIGSTAAKTLAILYDKPFIGVHHLEGHIYATYLSDPTWEPPFLCLLVSGGHTSLIYVKNCGVYEQLGSTRDDAAGEAFDKVARLLNLEYPGGPIIDRLAKTGNPKRFILPEGKVSLPEGGYHRYDSSFSGLKTAVLRLVEQLKKEGQEPLPVADLAASFQDTVARSLTKKTIACALDYGIKKIAIGGGVAANSGLRQHLQEAAKEHDLIVHFPPLKLCTDNAAMIGCAATDHLQRGHISALSLGVSSRLNITEVMKLYES; translated from the coding sequence ATGGCGACAGTATTAGCAATTGAAACAAGTTGTGACGAAACCGCAGTCGCAATTGTAAATAATCGTAATATTTGTAGTAGTGTTGTGACTTCTCAAATCACACTCCATCGCGTTTATGGGGGTGTGGTTCCTGAAATGGCATCCCGTGAGCATTTATTGACTATTAATCCCTGTATTGAGCAAGCTTTCCTCGAATCTAAGCTAAATTGGTCAGATATTGATGGAGTAGCGGCTACGGTGGCCCCTGGGTTGGTGGGGGCCTTAATGATAGGGTCAACGGCGGCTAAAACATTGGCTATTCTCTATGATAAGCCTTTTATTGGGGTTCATCATCTAGAGGGGCATATTTACGCGACTTATCTGAGTGATCCGACCTGGGAACCGCCTTTTTTATGTCTTTTGGTATCGGGGGGTCATACCAGTTTAATTTATGTTAAGAATTGTGGCGTTTATGAGCAATTAGGGTCAACTCGTGATGATGCGGCCGGGGAGGCTTTTGATAAGGTGGCCCGGTTGTTAAATTTAGAGTATCCAGGGGGGCCAATAATTGATCGATTAGCGAAAACGGGGAACCCTAAAAGGTTTATTTTACCGGAGGGTAAAGTGTCGTTACCAGAGGGAGGATATCACCGTTATGATTCGAGTTTTAGTGGCTTAAAAACTGCAGTATTACGATTAGTTGAACAGTTGAAAAAAGAGGGACAAGAACCTTTACCTGTGGCCGATTTAGCGGCTAGTTTTCAGGATACTGTCGCGCGATCGCTGACTAAAAAAACCATTGCTTGTGCTTTGGATTATGGTATCAAAAAAATTGCGATCGGGGGAGGTGTTGCGGCTAATAGTGGATTGAGACAACATTTACAAGAAGCGGCAAAAGAGCATGATTTAATCGTTCATTTTCCTCCGTTAAAGTTGTGTACTGATAATGCAGCAATGATAGGTTGTGCTGCGACGGATCATTTGCAAAGGGGACACATTTCTGCTTTAAGTTTAGGGGTTAGTTCTCGACTGAATATTACGGAGGTTATGAAACTTTATGAAAGCTAA
- a CDS encoding ribonuclease Z codes for MEITFLGTSSGVPTRSRNVSSVALRLPQRAEVWLFDCGEGTQHQLLRSDVKVSQLTRIFITHMHGDHIYGLMGLLASCGLAGNAQDIEIYGPPDLSYYLEACAKYSHLKLSHRVRVYGVSPGLLHEDEEFKVSCGLLKHRIPAFGYRIVEKDRPGRFNVERANALGIPSGPIYGQLKRGETVTLPDGRRIRGKELCGETETGRKVIYCTDTVFCEGAVELAQDADVLIHEATFAHQDAQLAFDRLHSTSTMAAQVALAAGVKRLIMTHFSPRYAPGNNLQLEDLLAEAKAIFPNTIMARDFMNYEVPRRLNYEL; via the coding sequence GTGGAGATAACCTTTTTAGGAACCAGTTCCGGTGTACCTACACGCTCACGTAATGTCTCTAGTGTAGCCCTTCGTCTTCCGCAACGGGCCGAAGTATGGCTATTTGACTGTGGAGAAGGAACCCAACATCAATTATTACGTAGCGATGTCAAAGTCTCCCAATTGACTCGTATTTTCATCACCCATATGCACGGCGATCACATTTATGGGTTAATGGGATTATTAGCTAGTTGTGGGTTAGCCGGAAATGCCCAAGATATCGAAATTTATGGGCCGCCAGATTTATCATACTATTTAGAAGCTTGCGCTAAATATTCTCATCTTAAACTTTCCCATCGGGTTCGGGTTTATGGGGTCAGTCCTGGTTTACTGCACGAAGATGAGGAGTTTAAGGTTAGTTGTGGCTTACTGAAACACCGTATCCCTGCTTTTGGGTATCGCATTGTGGAAAAAGACCGTCCTGGGCGTTTTAATGTGGAAAGGGCGAATGCTTTGGGTATTCCTTCTGGCCCTATTTATGGTCAACTGAAACGGGGAGAAACCGTGACGTTACCGGATGGTCGTCGTATTCGGGGAAAAGAGTTATGTGGGGAGACGGAAACGGGACGTAAGGTTATTTATTGTACGGATACGGTATTTTGTGAAGGTGCTGTAGAATTAGCTCAAGATGCAGATGTGTTAATTCATGAGGCGACGTTTGCTCATCAGGATGCTCAATTAGCGTTTGATCGTCTTCATTCTACCTCAACAATGGCGGCGCAAGTGGCTTTAGCTGCGGGTGTTAAACGCTTAATTATGACTCATTTTAGCCCTCGTTATGCCCCAGGAAATAATCTACAATTAGAGGATTTATTAGCAGAAGCAAAAGCTATTTTTCCTAATACTATTATGGCACGGGATTTTATGAATTATGAAGTCCCTAGACGTTTAAATTATGAATTATGA
- a CDS encoding helix-turn-helix transcriptional regulator has translation MNIEIIQKEGKPHVIIPYEMYEKLLEDSEMLSDIKLYDEVKAHQEEFFPSEVVYRMTIKGENSIKVLREYRGLSQQQLAEIVGIISTDELAEVESNNQTVSEQIIKLIAASLDVDIEMIS, from the coding sequence ATGAACATTGAGATCATTCAAAAAGAAGGTAAACCCCATGTTATTATTCCTTACGAAATGTATGAAAAGCTTTTAGAGGATTCAGAAATGCTTTCTGATATAAAACTTTATGATGAAGTAAAAGCACATCAAGAAGAATTTTTTCCCTCAGAAGTTGTTTATAGAATGACGATTAAAGGCGAAAATTCTATCAAGGTTTTACGAGAGTATCGGGGGTTAAGTCAACAACAATTAGCAGAAATAGTAGGAATAATTTCTACTGACGAATTAGCAGAAGTTGAAAGCAATAATCAAACAGTTTCAGAACAAATTATTAAGTTAATTGCGGCCTCTCTTGATGTTGATATTGAGATGATTAGTTAG
- a CDS encoding type II toxin-antitoxin system RelE family toxin, protein MYDIEFSKTAIKRLRNLPINWSQRIAEKLQEIASNPYGKHNNVKKLIGRPGYRLRVGDWRIIYEIDGEKLKILVLEIGTRGKIYS, encoded by the coding sequence ATGTATGATATTGAATTTAGCAAAACAGCAATTAAACGGTTACGAAATTTACCTATTAATTGGAGTCAGCGCATTGCAGAAAAACTACAAGAAATAGCATCTAATCCTTACGGTAAGCATAACAATGTTAAAAAACTAATTGGCCGGCCAGGATATAGACTAAGAGTAGGAGATTGGCGCATTATTTATGAAATTGATGGCGAAAAATTGAAGATTCTGGTATTAGAAATTGGTACAAGAGGAAAAATTTACTCATGA
- a CDS encoding DUF29 domain-containing protein, producing the protein MTNYDSDLTIWAKDTAQLLRERRWDAIDWDHLIEEVEDLGKSERSAIASQMERIMVHLLKWQYQPQRHSDSWLDSINDGRSQIRRKLEDSPSLQSYPQKILEKEYIRARREAARQTRLDIGIFPELCPYIIEQVIDDWLPDDER; encoded by the coding sequence ATGACTAATTATGATAGCGATTTAACGATCTGGGCAAAAGATACTGCTCAACTATTGCGAGAACGTCGTTGGGATGCCATAGATTGGGATCATCTCATTGAGGAGGTTGAAGATTTGGGCAAAAGTGAACGAAGCGCGATCGCCTCTCAAATGGAACGAATCATGGTGCATTTGCTTAAGTGGCAATATCAGCCTCAACGCCACTCTGATAGTTGGTTAGACTCTATTAATGATGGACGTTCCCAAATTCGCCGTAAGCTTGAGGATAGTCCTAGTTTGCAGAGTTATCCCCAAAAAATTCTGGAAAAGGAATATATCAGAGCGCGTCGAGAGGCAGCCCGACAAACTCGCTTAGATATCGGCATTTTTCCTGAGTTATGTCCCTATATTATTGAACAAGTAATTGACGATTGGTTGCCTGATGATGAGCGTTAA
- a CDS encoding CHAD domain-containing protein has protein sequence MKHHLDHEPQTFGDWAYLGIAKHFDKIIKHEIEVIVDKDPEELHQMRVGMRRLRSTIVGFLPALNLPKYAQEKRVGKVAKILGELRDLDVLGDSLKNQYQPNLPKDEQKHLQEVINDLDKQRKKTFKKVKELLISEKYLDLKQSFTDWLNEPQYQPISEISIETVLPDLLLPEVSRLLVHPGWLIGVKFSQGETYFPDGLSQKEVETLLDNEDLILHNLRKEAKRCRYNMELFTQFYGDSYQQYLEDVKMIQTVLGEIQDSFVLVNFLAEVFKEDITQTMPNLSNKIGANRYKNWQEWEQLQRKFIKSKFRKDFHFTILKPELINSEVKN, from the coding sequence ATGAAACATCATTTAGACCATGAACCGCAAACTTTTGGAGATTGGGCTTATTTAGGAATTGCTAAACATTTTGATAAAATTATTAAGCATGAAATTGAAGTTATCGTAGATAAAGATCCCGAAGAATTACATCAAATGCGGGTTGGGATGCGACGTTTAAGAAGTACCATTGTTGGCTTTTTACCGGCTTTAAATTTACCTAAATATGCTCAAGAAAAAAGAGTGGGTAAGGTAGCTAAAATATTAGGTGAATTGCGTGATCTGGATGTTTTAGGAGATTCCCTAAAAAATCAATATCAACCAAATTTGCCTAAAGATGAGCAAAAGCATTTACAAGAAGTTATCAATGATTTAGATAAACAACGAAAAAAAACGTTTAAAAAAGTCAAAGAACTGTTAATTTCTGAGAAGTATTTAGATTTAAAACAATCGTTTACTGACTGGTTAAATGAGCCTCAATATCAACCTATTTCTGAAATTTCAATTGAGACTGTTTTGCCTGATCTTCTTTTGCCTGAAGTGAGTCGATTATTAGTGCATCCAGGGTGGTTAATAGGGGTAAAATTTAGTCAAGGTGAGACATACTTTCCTGATGGTTTATCCCAAAAAGAAGTAGAAACCCTTTTAGATAATGAAGATTTAATATTACATAATTTACGCAAGGAAGCTAAAAGATGTCGTTATAATATGGAACTATTTACTCAGTTTTACGGAGACAGTTATCAGCAATATTTAGAAGATGTTAAAATGATACAAACTGTCTTAGGAGAGATTCAAGATAGTTTTGTTTTAGTGAATTTTCTGGCTGAAGTATTTAAGGAAGATATTACTCAAACTATGCCTAATTTATCGAATAAGATAGGAGCAAATCGTTATAAAAATTGGCAAGAATGGGAACAACTACAACGAAAATTTATTAAGAGTAAATTCCGTAAAGATTTCCATTTTACTATTCTTAAACCGGAGTTAATAAATTCTGAGGTCAAAAATTGA
- a CDS encoding 3'(2'),5'-bisphosphate nucleotidase, with the protein MLKNQEIEVAIAAVTTAAKLCQQVQETKAAQTLAKADTSPVTVADFGAQAIICQALAQEFPNDPVIGEEDASILQKPELSPILGLITHQVQQIRPDATESDIIDWINWGNGQIAPRYWTLDPIDGTKGFIRGDQYAIALALIEQGKVRLGILACPVFPREGNSKGVIFFAMEGQGAWEMPLEGGKLQQIRINSWDDVQQLCRIESVESGHSDRTQQVKLDRKLGLVRPAKQMDSLAKYGALARGDADIYTRVPVPQFITKKENIWDHGPGVIIVEEAGGKVTDLDGKFLDFSVGSKLSNNRGILATNGVIHQKILDIIAEINDI; encoded by the coding sequence ATGCTTAAAAATCAAGAAATAGAAGTAGCGATCGCGGCCGTCACCACTGCTGCCAAATTATGTCAACAAGTCCAAGAAACCAAGGCGGCCCAAACTTTAGCCAAAGCAGATACCAGTCCTGTCACTGTAGCTGATTTTGGGGCCCAAGCGATTATTTGTCAAGCTTTAGCCCAAGAATTCCCCAATGATCCCGTTATTGGTGAAGAAGATGCTTCTATCTTGCAAAAACCAGAATTATCGCCCATTTTAGGACTAATCACCCATCAAGTACAACAGATTAGACCAGATGCGACCGAATCAGATATTATTGACTGGATTAATTGGGGAAATGGTCAAATTGCGCCGAGATACTGGACTTTAGACCCAATTGATGGCACAAAAGGCTTTATTCGTGGGGATCAATATGCGATCGCCCTTGCTTTGATAGAACAGGGTAAGGTTAGATTAGGTATCCTCGCTTGTCCAGTGTTTCCTAGGGAAGGGAATAGCAAAGGGGTGATTTTTTTTGCAATGGAAGGTCAAGGGGCCTGGGAAATGCCTTTAGAGGGTGGAAAACTTCAACAAATACGGATTAATTCTTGGGATGATGTACAGCAATTATGTCGTATTGAGAGCGTAGAATCAGGTCATAGTGATCGCACTCAACAAGTTAAATTAGATCGTAAATTAGGGTTAGTTCGTCCGGCAAAACAAATGGATTCTTTGGCAAAATATGGGGCTTTAGCAAGAGGTGACGCTGATATTTATACGAGGGTTCCTGTGCCTCAATTTATAACAAAAAAAGAGAATATTTGGGATCATGGACCGGGGGTAATTATAGTAGAAGAAGCTGGAGGAAAGGTGACAGATTTAGATGGTAAATTCTTAGATTTTTCTGTGGGATCTAAATTAAGTAATAACCGGGGAATTTTAGCAACTAATGGGGTAATTCATCAAAAGATCTTAGACATCATTGCTGAAATTAATGACATTTAA